Below is a genomic region from Spongiibacter nanhainus.
GCCTTCGCCCAAAATCTCGTATTCGACTAATAACACCGTTGTAGTGCCTATTCGCGCCTTTAGTGGCATGGTGGGAACGGACTCATGATTGCTATTGTTTGCCGCAAAGTATTATCTGAGGGTCCGTTATGGAGCACATTATCATTGTCGGTGGCGGCGCTGGTGGCCTTTCCCTGGCAACACGCCTTGGTCGGCACTTTCATAGAAAGAGAACTGTTCAAGTGTCTTTAATCGACCGCTCCCCCACTCACCTGTGGAAACCGCTGCTACACGAAGTCGCAGCGGGTACCATTGACGCGGCTTTCGACGAGCTGAATTTTCGCTTTCACGGCCGTCGACATCACTTCCAGTTTATTCAAGGCAGTGTCAATGCTGTCGACCCTTCGACACGAACCCTGACATTGTCTGAAGAAGTGTATCAGCACGGCCGCACTCGCATCCCAAAGCGCGAACTGCATTACGACTACCTGGTATTAGCCGTTGGGGGAGTCAGCAACGATTTCGGCGTGCCGGGCGCGCTTGAGCATTGCTATTTCCTCGACAGTAAGCAACAAGCCGAACAATTTCACAGCACCTTGCTGGAATATTGCATGGGCATAGCCCACAGCAAGCAGACAAAACCCACCCTCAATATCAATATCATCGGTGGCGGTGCCACTGGCGTTGAATTGGCAGCCGAGCTAACTCACACCGCTGAAGAGCTCCGACAATACACCAGCGCCACCGCGACGCCGGTGACATTCCGCTTGACACTGCTGGAAGCAGGGCCCCGCATTCTTCCGGCGCTGTCCGAAAAACTATCAGCCTCAGCCACAAAGACATTGGAGAAAATTGGCGTGGACGTCCGCTGCGGGATCGCCGTTAAGGCATGCCGCAGTGATGGTCTGGAAACGGCCGGTGGCGATACCTTAGCCGGCGACCTTCAGGTGTGGGCGGCCGGCGTAAAAGCCCCTGGCTGGTTGAGCGCGATAGAGGGCCTGCAAACTAATAATCGCAATCAACTTACGGTACTTCCCGATTTACGGTGCTGCGGAGACGAACATATTTTTGCCATTGGCGACTGCGCTAGCCTTATGTTACCCAACGGTGGCTTTGTTCCTCCACGCGCCCAAGCCGCTCACCAAATGGCTGACGTGGCTTATAAAAACATCCTCCGCCTGCGTAAAGATAAATCGCCGAAGGCGTTTCACTATCGAGACTTCGGCTCGCTGGTATCCCTCAGTCGATTCAATACGGTGGGCGGGCTGTTTGGCGGCTTGGCCTGCGGCGAACTGCGCATTGGTGGCTTCCTTGCACGTATCGTCTATCTATCTCTGTACCGAATGCATTTAGTTTCAGTGCATGGCTTAGTTCACTCTCTCGTTATTGCCTTCGCCGCACGTCTTCATAGAAAGATAAAACCGCGATTAAAACTCCATTAACCTGACAGTTAATTTTCTTTAAAGTATCTTTGCACGCTCGCGAAAAGACGGGCGTGCTGTAGTCTGGCTGATTCTCCAATTAACTTCTTATCCGCGGGAATTTTTCCCGACCTCCCAGTGTAAATCTCCATTTCTAGACAACGCGAATAAGATAATTATATCTCTTCCGTGCTACGGACTTATTTATTGGAGACGCCATCGAGGAGAGTGGTATGAAAACAAAAACAGAGACATGCTTTGAACGGTCACACAATTACAGGAATAAACGTTGTTCAACGATGCTTACTAGCACACTCAGCGCCCTCATTTTTGCAGGCTCGCTCACAAGCAATAACGCATTAGCAGAAAAAGTCGAATGGAATGATATACTCCAAGATCAAGATAGCGCCCAGGATGTTTTAATGTATGGCATGGGACCGAAGGCTCAGCGATACAGCAAACTTTCGAAAATCAACGATAGAAATATTCAAGCTCTATCACCTGCTTGGTCAATGTCTTTCGGGGATGAAAAGCAGCGGGGGCAGGAAACACAAGCACTGTTCCACGATGGTACGCTCTATGTAACCGCATCCTATTCTCGAATTTTTGCAATTGATGCACGCACGGGAAAACAAAAATGGAATTACAAACACCGCCTCCCTGAGGATATTCGTCCATGCTGTGATGTTATCAACCGAGGCGCAGCTATATACAAAGACTTAGTGTTCTTTGGCACACTAGACGCCGCCGTGGTCGCCCTAAACAAAGACACCGGCAAACCGGTGTGGAAGAAGAAATTTGGCGATCATTCTGCCGGATACACTATGACTGGCGCACCTACTATAGTGAAAGACCAAAAATCCGGCAGGGTCCTGTTGATCCATGGATCGTCCGGGGACGAATTTGGGGTCGTTGGCAAACTTTTTGCCCGAGACCCAATGACGGGCGAGGAAATATGGATGCGCCCGTTTGTCGAAGGCCATATGGGACGTCTAAATGGGAAGCCCAGCACACCTACCGGTGATATAGAAGCGCCCTCCTGGCCGCGCGATGAAAAAGGAGAACTGGTTGAAGCCTGGCATCACGGTGGTGGCGCACCGTGGCAGAGCGCCAGTTTCGACGTTGATACCAATACCATTATTATCGGCGCCGGCAATCCCGCCCCATGGAACACCTGGAAACGCACCTCGAAGGGTGGCAACCCTCAAGACTACGACAACCTCTATACGTCGGGTCAAGTAGGTGTCGACCCAAGCACTGGCGAAGTGAAATGGTTCTATCAACATACACCCAACGACGCTTGGGACTTCTCGGGCAACAATGAGCTTGTTCTATTTGAGTACAAGGACAAAGGAAAACTTGTAAAGGCAACCGCTCACGCCGACCGCAACGGATTCTTCTATGTCGTCGACAGGGAGAACGGCGAGTTTATTCGCGGCTTTCCCTTCGTCGATAACATTACCTGGGCCACTCACATCGATCCAAAAACAGGCCGCCCGGTAGAAGTCGAAGGACAGCGGCCGCCTCTGCCCGAGCCAGGCAAGAAACGCGGCAAATCTATTGAAGTATCGCCGCCTTTCTTAGGTGGTAAAAACTGGAACCCAATGGCATACAGCCAAGACACGGGCTTGTTTTACTTGGGCGCAAACCACTGGAAGGAAGACTATTGGACTGAAGAAGTAAAATATGAAAAAGGTTCAGCCTACTTGGGCCAGGGCTTCCGCATAAAACGGATGTACGATGACCATGTGGGTATATTGCGTGCAGTTGATCCAGTAAAAGGAAAAATTGTATGGGAACACAAGGAGAAGCTACCTCTATGGGCTGGAGTCTTGGCTACCGCAGGCAACCTTATCTTCACAGGCACCGGTGACGGTTACTTTAAAGCCTTCGATGCCAAAACCGGTAAAGAGCTCTGGAAATTCCAAACTGGCAGCGGAATCGTCTCTTCACCAATTACATGGGAAATGGATGGAGAACAATATGTAGGTGTCGCCTCAGGCTACGGCGGTGCAGTTCCACTTTGGGGTGGCGACATGGCAGAGTTAACCAAACCTGTTCCCCAGGGGGGCGCATTCTGGGTGTTCAAGATTCCCCGCTGGGCGAGCAAGTGACTATGAGTTCCTTCTGACTCTATTGGAGTCATCCTTGGCCCGCCCATAAGCGGGCCTTTTTTAACGACTCACTCGCTATACCGGAGCATTTTATGCCGTCATCTACATCGTTGAAGTCACTAATCATAAGCCTATTTATATTTGCCACTTCGCTAAACGCGCAGAATGCAGAACCTGGGAACAGCCGCAAAATTGGAGATTGCGTCATTCAGCCTAAAACCCATTGCCCGGGTGCCGACCTGCGGCACGCCAACCTACAACAGGCTAATTTAGCTGGCGCCAATCTCCGCGGTGCAAAGCTAGCTAGGGCAGATTTACGCCACGCCAACCTTCGCGGCGCAAACCTGCAGGGTGCTGATCTAGATGGGATTAACGGCTGGGCCGCTTTCTTCCAAGGAGCAGTACTTGATAATGCCAGTCTCCGCGGCGCCAATTTGGAATTTGCGCGTTTTAGTGGTGCCAGATTGGTTGGCGCAAATATGCAAGCGTCTAACCTGGAAATGGCATGGATGAGCAAAGTACGCTTAGAGAAAGTAAACTTGAGAAATGCCAATTTGCAGGAAGCAAAGTTCTACTATGCCGATTTTCTCGGCGCTGACTTGCGTGGAGCCAACATAAGATATGGGATATTTCAAGGTGCGCGAATGACAGATTGCCTCGGCTGCCCCTTCGATTGGTAGGCGCCTTCGAGAACTCTAAAATCTATCAAAGCAACTATATCGTTTCTCTATCAACCTGAAACTGCCCAATTTTTATCAGCCCATTCTGGATAGCAAGGTGTACAAGTTCCGCAGTGTTACTGACTTGTAGCTTACTCTTTAGTTGACTGCTGTAATTCGCTACGGTCTTGCTACTCAAACACATTTGGTTAGCAATACACTCTGTACTTAACCCCCTCGCGAGGTTGACAAAAATCTCAAACTCTCGCTGCGTCATATTAGAGAACCGCTCACCAGGGACATTTTTATTGAAAGCCATTCCCATGAGTAAATCAGACTGAATAAAACGCTGACCGCTAGAAACTTTTTTAACAGCGGCAATCAACACTTCCGGATCGCAGCTTTTCGTAATATAGCCCTTCGCGCCAGCTTCCATCGCTTGCTCTAGGACTGGGATTTCATCATACATACTAAACATCAACACAGCTGCAGCACTGTCCCAAGAGCATATTCGCCGTACCGCTTCGATACCACTTATGCCTGGCAAGTTAATATCCATAATTACCAGATCCGGCTTTTCACTTCTGTACAGCGCTACCGCACGCTCGCCACTATCCGTTTCAAGGATCGATACTGAGTCAGGTAGTACACTAATTAAGAGTCCAGCATAACCCTGCCTGACCACAGCATGGTCATCAGTAATTAATATTTTCACACTCCACCCCTCTCGTAGTCTGGCACTCCCGCGTTGACACTAGTCGCCAACTCAACGCAAATCTTAGTTCCCGCCCCATCATTCGCTGTGAACTTGATCTCGGCGCCAATCGCCGCTGCTCTCTCATTCATAAAACGGATACCCATACCTATCGCACACGCATCATCATCCATCCCGACCCCGTTATCGAGAATCGATAAATATAGGTTATCCCCATCCCGCGAGGTGTCTATACAGACCTCTACGTGAGAAGCGTTGGCGTGTTTCAGAACATTGTTCAACGCTTCCTGAACTATCCGGTAAAGGTGGATACTCTGATTAGAATTCAAGGTAGGTGGTGAATCCGCGCAGGAATAGTGGCAGGGTATATTGACGCTGTCGCTCCATGTTTTACACAACTGACGAGAAGCGTGGTAAAAATCTGTACGATCGAGTTCGGTAGGCCTCAAGCGATGAACAATATTGCGAAAACTCAATAGGACATTGCTACTTATGCTAATAATCTTCCTGGCGTTTACGCGCACCGCCTCGCTACTTTCTACGCTTAACGAGATCGTCCCTGCAACAGCCTTAATAGCACTGAGGTGTTGGCCGAGGTCATCGTGAAGTTCCCGCGCCAACTCCCGTCGTTCCTGCTCCTGTAAACATAACAACTGCCTATTCAACAGCCGGTTTTCGTATTGTTGCTTTTCCAGCGCAGCAGCCATTTCATTAAAATGGCACGCCAATCTGTGCGCTTCAGATATCGAATAGCTCGGCAATCGCTCCTGATAATTCCCTCTCTCTATTTGGTCCAAAGCACATAAAAATCTGCGAATTGGCCTTAGGCTTATACGACCGCCCACCAAGACGGCAACATTGGCTACTAACGCACAGGCTACAATTAGCAAAAAGATTTGTACGACACTCTCCCAAACCTCCAATAATTCGTCAGTGGGATCGGCTACCAGCAATAGCCTCTCACCTTTGACAGGTATGTGTTCAATTAGTCTTCCGGCCGGCCGACCCCATACAGCATCGTAAAACCACAGTGGCACTGAACCCGAGCTTCTTGGGATAATGTCCTCGCTCATGTTCAAGTTAGAAGGTTCACTAATAATCTTAAAATGACGATAGTGTTGTAATTTTTTAGTTATCTCGTCTGCACTAGGGCAGTACTGTCGGGGCACCATATGACAACCTTCGGTCAGCGCCGCTACAAGGCCCATGCTGGCTGAAACCTCACGCTCTATATCTAGCCGTGCTTGTCTCACCATAACAACGACACATGCCAACAGAAGCATTGCGAACACCATGGTTAAGAAGGCATTTACACGGAGTACCGTAGTCATTGTTATTATACCGGCGGCGTGGGAAAAGGGGCCAAAATAGGCCCCTTTTTAACATTAACGCTTTGGTAGTTTAAAAGTCCAAACGCTACCACCTTGGTTAAAGTTCTTGATGCGCTTGGCGACTTCGCCCCCCCACAATGGGATCGCACCACCCCAACCGGACACCACGGTGACATATTGCTCACCGTCTTGCTCCCAGGTAATTGGCGAGCTGACAATACCCGAGCCGGTGTTAAACTTGTACAGCATCTCACCGCTTTTGGCGTCAAAGGCCATCAAGTAGCCCTCGGGATTACCCGTAAAGACCAAGCCACCAGCCGTAGCCAACACGCCGCCCCACAGCGGAGCATTGTTGCGATGCTCCCATACGATTTTACCGGTCTTTGGGTCAATCGCTTTCAAAGAGCCAATGTATTCCTCGAATATGGGCTTGATGGTAAAGCCGGAACCAAGATAGGCAGCCCCTTTCTTGTAGTTAACGGGCTCGTTCCAAATATCCATACCCCACTCATTAGAGGGTACGTAGAACAGGCCAGTGTCCTGGCTGTAAGCCATTGGCATCCAGTTTTTACCCCCCAAGAAAGACGGGATAGAAAAGACGTCTTTGCCTTTCTTACCGTCTTTACCAGTGGTGGCTGGGTTACCGGGACGATTATCGGGGTTAAAAATAGGACGGCCATTCTTATCAAGGCCTTTAGCCCATGTGATGTTTTTCACAAAGGGGAAGCCGCGAATGAAGTCACCGTTTTCCCGGTTCAGAACGTAGAAAAAGCCGTTGCGGTCTGCTGTTGCCGCAGCCTTGATAGTTTTGCCTCGATCCTTATAGTCAAAGGATACAACCTCGTTCACACCGTCAAAATCCCAGCCATCGTGGGGCGTGGTTTGGAAATGCCACACGATCTTACCGGTATCCGGATCGATGGCGAGTCTTGACGCACTGTACAGGTTGTCACCGGGTCGCAAATGTGAGTTCCAGGGTGCCGGGTTACCGGTACCAAAGAACAGGAGGTCGACGTCTGGATCATAGGTGCCACCCAACCAG
It encodes:
- a CDS encoding NAD(P)/FAD-dependent oxidoreductase, which encodes MEHIIIVGGGAGGLSLATRLGRHFHRKRTVQVSLIDRSPTHLWKPLLHEVAAGTIDAAFDELNFRFHGRRHHFQFIQGSVNAVDPSTRTLTLSEEVYQHGRTRIPKRELHYDYLVLAVGGVSNDFGVPGALEHCYFLDSKQQAEQFHSTLLEYCMGIAHSKQTKPTLNINIIGGGATGVELAAELTHTAEELRQYTSATATPVTFRLTLLEAGPRILPALSEKLSASATKTLEKIGVDVRCGIAVKACRSDGLETAGGDTLAGDLQVWAAGVKAPGWLSAIEGLQTNNRNQLTVLPDLRCCGDEHIFAIGDCASLMLPNGGFVPPRAQAAHQMADVAYKNILRLRKDKSPKAFHYRDFGSLVSLSRFNTVGGLFGGLACGELRIGGFLARIVYLSLYRMHLVSVHGLVHSLVIAFAARLHRKIKPRLKLH
- a CDS encoding methanol/ethanol family PQQ-dependent dehydrogenase; protein product: MLTSTLSALIFAGSLTSNNALAEKVEWNDILQDQDSAQDVLMYGMGPKAQRYSKLSKINDRNIQALSPAWSMSFGDEKQRGQETQALFHDGTLYVTASYSRIFAIDARTGKQKWNYKHRLPEDIRPCCDVINRGAAIYKDLVFFGTLDAAVVALNKDTGKPVWKKKFGDHSAGYTMTGAPTIVKDQKSGRVLLIHGSSGDEFGVVGKLFARDPMTGEEIWMRPFVEGHMGRLNGKPSTPTGDIEAPSWPRDEKGELVEAWHHGGGAPWQSASFDVDTNTIIIGAGNPAPWNTWKRTSKGGNPQDYDNLYTSGQVGVDPSTGEVKWFYQHTPNDAWDFSGNNELVLFEYKDKGKLVKATAHADRNGFFYVVDRENGEFIRGFPFVDNITWATHIDPKTGRPVEVEGQRPPLPEPGKKRGKSIEVSPPFLGGKNWNPMAYSQDTGLFYLGANHWKEDYWTEEVKYEKGSAYLGQGFRIKRMYDDHVGILRAVDPVKGKIVWEHKEKLPLWAGVLATAGNLIFTGTGDGYFKAFDAKTGKELWKFQTGSGIVSSPITWEMDGEQYVGVASGYGGAVPLWGGDMAELTKPVPQGGAFWVFKIPRWASK
- a CDS encoding pentapeptide repeat-containing protein gives rise to the protein MPSSTSLKSLIISLFIFATSLNAQNAEPGNSRKIGDCVIQPKTHCPGADLRHANLQQANLAGANLRGAKLARADLRHANLRGANLQGADLDGINGWAAFFQGAVLDNASLRGANLEFARFSGARLVGANMQASNLEMAWMSKVRLEKVNLRNANLQEAKFYYADFLGADLRGANIRYGIFQGARMTDCLGCPFDW
- a CDS encoding response regulator transcription factor, with the translated sequence MKILITDDHAVVRQGYAGLLISVLPDSVSILETDSGERAVALYRSEKPDLVIMDINLPGISGIEAVRRICSWDSAAAVLMFSMYDEIPVLEQAMEAGAKGYITKSCDPEVLIAAVKKVSSGQRFIQSDLLMGMAFNKNVPGERFSNMTQREFEIFVNLARGLSTECIANQMCLSSKTVANYSSQLKSKLQVSNTAELVHLAIQNGLIKIGQFQVDRETI
- a CDS encoding histidine kinase, translated to MTTVLRVNAFLTMVFAMLLLACVVVMVRQARLDIEREVSASMGLVAALTEGCHMVPRQYCPSADEITKKLQHYRHFKIISEPSNLNMSEDIIPRSSGSVPLWFYDAVWGRPAGRLIEHIPVKGERLLLVADPTDELLEVWESVVQIFLLIVACALVANVAVLVGGRISLRPIRRFLCALDQIERGNYQERLPSYSISEAHRLACHFNEMAAALEKQQYENRLLNRQLLCLQEQERRELARELHDDLGQHLSAIKAVAGTISLSVESSEAVRVNARKIISISSNVLLSFRNIVHRLRPTELDRTDFYHASRQLCKTWSDSVNIPCHYSCADSPPTLNSNQSIHLYRIVQEALNNVLKHANASHVEVCIDTSRDGDNLYLSILDNGVGMDDDACAIGMGIRFMNERAAAIGAEIKFTANDGAGTKICVELATSVNAGVPDYERGGV
- a CDS encoding methanol/ethanol family PQQ-dependent dehydrogenase, whose amino-acid sequence is MKRTLLGKSIGLAIAMGLTASVATASVNDADIVNDAVTTEDIVSYGLGPQGQRFSPLKSVNTKNVKNLVPIWSFSFGGEKQRGQESQPLVKDGVMYVTGSYSRIFAVDVKTGEELWQYDARLPDGIMPCCDVINRGAALYGDLVIFGTLDAKLVALNAKTGKPVWRKTVGDYQAGYSMTAAPLIVKGKVITGVSGGEFGIVGKVEARDAKTGKLIWTRPTVEGHMGYLNGKENGITGGEAGRTWPGDMWKTGGAATWLGGTYDPDVDLLFFGTGNPAPWNSHLRPGDNLYSASRLAIDPDTGKIVWHFQTTPHDGWDFDGVNEVVSFDYKDRGKTIKAAATADRNGFFYVLNRENGDFIRGFPFVKNITWAKGLDKNGRPIFNPDNRPGNPATTGKDGKKGKDVFSIPSFLGGKNWMPMAYSQDTGLFYVPSNEWGMDIWNEPVNYKKGAAYLGSGFTIKPIFEEYIGSLKAIDPKTGKIVWEHRNNAPLWGGVLATAGGLVFTGNPEGYLMAFDAKSGEMLYKFNTGSGIVSSPITWEQDGEQYVTVVSGWGGAIPLWGGEVAKRIKNFNQGGSVWTFKLPKR